The Anopheles moucheti chromosome 3, idAnoMoucSN_F20_07, whole genome shotgun sequence genome contains the following window.
GTTGGTCCATTTCAGATGCAGGACGCCCGTATTTGGCGCAATTACTTCATTCAAGGTCCTTATTACGTTTCCTGTTTGAGTATCGATCATGAAGATGACTCCGCGGGCATAACCTGCCAGTAAGCGTGAACTGTCGTCGTTGAATGCCATTGCAGAAACGGCTCCATGAGCGATTCCTTCCTGGCAGCACCATTTCAGAGTTTGTGTACAATCAAACGCTAAAATATGGCCATGCGAGGTACCTACTGCAATCATCATTGAAACGGCACAAGAAGTCGCCAGTCCAGCGTCTACCCGTTCGACAGCCGATGTCAGCTGAGCCGTTACACCGTGCAGTACGACATGCCGCAGAATTGACTCCATTTTTAAATGTTCCTCTAAAGAAGGAGTCGGTGTGGTTTCCCCTCGTAGGAGATCGTCTTCCGCGAAAGATGTTCGCGTTCCGGTTCCATTGCCGTTGGAATGTCGTACACCAACTGCAGAAACACTGTCCAAATCACTGTCGATTTCACTCAGCACACTTTCCAACGTAGGTAGAGTGTCAACGGCAGGAATGGCgtattcatcatcatccagcTGGAAATGTAGTTTGTGGGCGTAAGTCATGTTTTTGAGATGTAAGCTTATGAATCATCCAATACAAACAGTACCTCTTCGATGTCGAGCTGCAACGATTCCGCTAATAGACTGTCGTTTGACCCATGATCAGAATCAATGAGCGAGTGCAGAGATGGTGCTTTCAGGGTGTTCATGCTGTTATGGGTTCGATGCAAGCCATTTACCAAATTTATTCAATACTGCATTTTGGGATACATATAGAGTAAAAGTAGTCCctttatcaattttttcctattttgcGACTTTGACACATGTTTTGACATGGTCACGGCCACGCATGGGTGCCAAGATGCATACAgaatattgtttatttatatttggCACACTGGATTCGGAAGTAAAATCAGTTGCGAACAATTTTTGGGTTAGATTCCCCCTGGTTCAACACACAAGTTCAAGCAAGACGGATGAACaagcatcagcagcaaaagcagcagATTTTGTAGCAATCAGTGTATAAATTATCAGACATTATGCtttcaaaattaattcatCTCTATTTCGCTCGGCACGTTGACACTGCTTCTACTGTTGTCAGATGTGCTTTCAGCTGATACGCAGTACGTGAATTGTGGTCAGgtaataaagtattttaaatttgtGCATTAGGTCCTTATTATTATGCATTACGTCCTTTCTGATGAATGCAATAATCGCGCTGTGTCATTTCTGTGAGGTTCATGGTAAGGAATCTGGTTGCAGTTTTATTCTCAGCTAAATAATgcgaattaattaaaacttcGTTTCAGGGCCGGGTGCTATTTTCTGTACTCAAACATTGCGCGAAACTAACATACAACAGCTGGATATAAGCTTTAATATCGATCGTAAAGGATGTTCAGCATGTAATTCGATTGGTAATAATGTTGGGCTCGTAAGCCGCGATCCAGAAAGCAATGCCAACTTTGTCAGCAGCCAAATACCGGTAATTGGAGAAACGACATCACTAATTAAGACGGCCGCATTTCGTAGCCTTAGCTCAGAAGTGAGCTGTGTAGCATCGGAAGGTGGATTCGTGTTTTTTGGCGATGCCAAACATGGCCACGTACTAAGCCATGCATTTCATCTGATCGATTCCGAAGCACGGGGCTTTCAGAAGCGCTTCTCCATAGTGATTCTTATGAAAGACAAGTTGTTCCTGCTTAACACACAGCCTTTTCTGGCCGACTGCATGGGCAAGATTGCAAGGGAGTTGCAGGAATATGCTCAAATGGTTCACGAGGACGATCTTCGGCGACAGGGACTCGATAGAGCTCAGCGAATCAATAAATATTACGGAAGCGGATCAACCAGTAATGCCACAAATATAATAGCGAACAGGTCTCTGATTGAACTAACAGGAAAAGAATCAATTTACGCATATGTGCATGCTCATTTTTCCTTCATCCTCTGGGCTGGAGCTCGATATCTGACGGAAAGCATAACGCTCGGATATCCTTCGACGCCCGTGTGGTTAGGGAAGGAAACGGAAGAGGGTTTCGCCATTGTACAATCGGATAAAGAAGGTTACCAGATGCGTCGACTAGGTATCCCAAGTGGTGACAAGCCTTTCAGCCAAGTTGATGAACTGACGCGAACCAAATATTGTTTGCGGATGTTCCGTAGCATTTTAAAAGCAAACTTCTTATCCGTTTGTTACTGTGCCTTGACGGGCATACAGATTGTGGTCCGCGGTACACCGGTGAAGGGCAACTGCTTGGTttcgaatttaaaaaaatttttgccTGAGGCCATGTACAAATTGGTCCGGGTTCACGCAGAAACGTATACATCGGCAAACGAATTTCGCATAATAAATCTGAAGCAGGAAGCAATTGCACCGCACTCTTCGAGTAGTATTATGCGGGTGGATCTAGTCGACGATCAGAATAAGGACACGGTTGCAGTATGCGCATGGGAGGGTGAATTGCCTAATAAATGTAAGTGCATATATTAAACACTGTTGCAAAAAGATGAAGATTAAAACACAGATTCGAATTCCACAGTGCCCAGCCTGTTGCAGAAGATCGTTAAGGCCATAGACGAGGAGTTATTCAACGATCACGCATTGGATAAACATTTACGCGTATTGGTGGAGGAGTGGAAAAAGTACACTTGTtaaaaaacatcatcaaacagAAGTTCACACAAAGAATTCACTGTATGCCTCCTTTCTTTTTGCAGTAAAGTGGTATGCATTCGTAAGGTGAGCTCCAATCAGGACGTGGCCAAAATTAAAAAGATAATGGGTGTTCAGCCTCAGGACCAGGTTCTAATCAACTATTGGTACAACCATCTTTAAATGTTGCTTTGGAATGTGCACCTTTTAATCAGCATAGCTAAATTATCAACAAGTTTGTTagagatgaaaaataaaatatgttatttgTATAGAAAGATTTAGTTTGTTCTACTTCTTCTATGCGGCCATTTCGCAGAGAATTGCCTGATTATTCCTTCGACTGTAGCACGCTCAATCATCTCTTTTTAGCTATTCGTAAAAAAACCGGTAAGTAATAGCCATACGGCCTTCTGTTATGTTTCTGCAGTTTCAGAAGGATTATAATGAACATGATGTTTACAGCATTATATGGCTGCATATTCCGAGGCAATACATACGTATGATTCAATGTTACGTATGAATATTTAGATAAGTTCGCTGAGGTTTGCAAAACTAAACAGAAATGTACGATTAATCATTCCAAATTCAATAACTTGCATTACTTACACACAATTACACAAATTGTAATATCGATTTTCTTTCTAACAATACATTGTAAAACACTACTGCTTTAatagacacacatacacgaacaCGAGAGGCACAGTACTTTCATGTTGGAATAGATTTTCCTTCCTTGTATTTCTTCACCAACACGTACTTGTTACACCCAAAAGAGCAATACTTGCTCTGCACTTCTTTTGGGCTAATGGTTTCCGAATGTTGTTGTTCTGTGGAAGTGCGATCCAAATCTTTATATCTGCGACAGGATTAATTCTTGAAACCGCAGCTGCTACGGCGACCACGAGCTTTCTCGAACTTGCGGCCCTTCGACTGCA
Protein-coding sequences here:
- the LOC128303316 gene encoding uncharacterized protein LOC128303316 isoform X3, with product MNAIIALCHFCEVHGPGAIFCTQTLRETNIQQLDISFNIDRKGCSACNSIGNNVGLVSRDPESNANFVSSQIPIVVRGTPVKGNCLVSNLKKFLPEAMYKLVRVHAETYTSANEFRIINLKQEAIAPHSSSSIMRVDLVDDQNKDTVAVCAWEGELPNKLPSLLQKIVKAIDEELFNDHALDKHLRVLVEEWKNKVVCIRKVSSNQDVAKIKKIMGVQPQDQVLINYWYNHL
- the LOC128303316 gene encoding folliculin isoform X1, whose protein sequence is MNAIIALCHFCEVHGPGAIFCTQTLRETNIQQLDISFNIDRKGCSACNSIGNNVGLVSRDPESNANFVSSQIPVIGETTSLIKTAAFRSLSSEVSCVASEGGFVFFGDAKHGHVLSHAFHLIDSEARGFQKRFSIVILMKDKLFLLNTQPFLADCMGKIARELQEYAQMVHEDDLRRQGLDRAQRINKYYGSGSTSNATNIIANRSLIELTGKESIYAYVHAHFSFILWAGARYLTESITLGYPSTPVWLGKETEEGFAIVQSDKEGYQMRRLGIPSGDKPFSQVDELTRTKYCLRMFRSILKANFLSVCYCALTGIQIVVRGTPVKGNCLVSNLKKFLPEAMYKLVRVHAETYTSANEFRIINLKQEAIAPHSSSSIMRVDLVDDQNKDTVAVCAWEGELPNKLPSLLQKIVKAIDEELFNDHALDKHLRVLVEEWKNKVVCIRKVSSNQDVAKIKKIMGVQPQDQVLINYWYNHL
- the LOC128303316 gene encoding folliculin isoform X2, encoding MLDISFNIDRKGCSACNSIGNNVGLVSRDPESNANFVSSQIPVIGETTSLIKTAAFRSLSSEVSCVASEGGFVFFGDAKHGHVLSHAFHLIDSEARGFQKRFSIVILMKDKLFLLNTQPFLADCMGKIARELQEYAQMVHEDDLRRQGLDRAQRINKYYGSGSTSNATNIIANRSLIELTGKESIYAYVHAHFSFILWAGARYLTESITLGYPSTPVWLGKETEEGFAIVQSDKEGYQMRRLGIPSGDKPFSQVDELTRTKYCLRMFRSILKANFLSVCYCALTGIQIVVRGTPVKGNCLVSNLKKFLPEAMYKLVRVHAETYTSANEFRIINLKQEAIAPHSSSSIMRVDLVDDQNKDTVAVCAWEGELPNKLPSLLQKIVKAIDEELFNDHALDKHLRVLVEEWKNKVVCIRKVSSNQDVAKIKKIMGVQPQDQVLINYWYNHL